In Ascaphus truei isolate aAscTru1 chromosome 7, aAscTru1.hap1, whole genome shotgun sequence, one genomic interval encodes:
- the LOC142498842 gene encoding uncharacterized protein LOC142498842 isoform X1, with protein MLGVVVLLQKNCPELGTKSCSPGLGVMAEAPLRRGRPPLSPDTRAKRRRESRLKIHDTRITIGNTFDDWMSIKDEKGFTKHEEVARCLINTYRKYNRMFKEQSLQSSQESSSDAHTKTGEGIGSETFLPLETGHPVEDYLCGPGGMSSPTNPLLLAKHYNDILSTSIASHHVIPTFESTSARSDLPPKEFKSEKDSSEDDEEEDSFDDSYHLSQEEFGKTNPADNTIKEEIFEVIISNEESDVDDGSAIGHETEDLREAHLQNGRLNLQLPIWPHSIRCHPLYCGPKSEQMQRVAGQTDPCPKSAILIQTDLPR; from the exons TTTGGGAGTTATGGCAGAAGCACCTCTTCGACGTGGTCGTCCTCCTCTATCACCGGACACAAGAGCAAAGCGCAGAAGAGAATCGCGTCTAAAAATTCACGATACCCGTATAACTATTGGCAATACGTTTGATGACTGGATGTCGATAAAAGATGAAAAGGGGTTTACAAAACACGAGGAAGTTGCTAGGTGTCTCATAAATACTTACAG GAAGTACAATAGAATGTTCAAAGAACAAA GTCTTCAGTCATCACAAGAAAGCTCCAGCGATGCGCATACCAAGACGGGGGAAGGTATCGGCTCTGAAACTTTTCTGCCCCTAGAGACTGGGCATCCCGTGGAAGATTATCTCTGTGGACCCGGTGGAATGAGTTCACCAACAAACCCACTTCTTCTAGCAAAACATTATAACGACATTTTATCTACTTCGATCGCGTCACACCATGTCATCCCTACCTTTGAAAGTACAAG TGCCCGCAGTGATCTTCCACCGAAAGAATTCAAATCTGAAAAGGACTCTTCTGAAGACGATGAAGAAGAAGACTCCTTTGATGACAGTTACCATTTGTCACAGGAGGA atTTGGAAAAACGAATCCAGCAGACAATACAATAAAAGAAGAGATTTTTGAAGTAATAATTAGTAATGAGGAATCGGACGTCGATGATGGTTCGGCAATTGGCCACGAGACAGAAGACCTCCGGGAGGCGCACCTCCAAAACGGGCGCCTAAACTTACAGCTCCCTATCTGGCCACACTCAATCCGCTGCCATCCTCTATATTGTGGCCCCAAAAGTGAACAAATGCAGAGGGTGGCAGGACAGACGGATCCCTGTCCGAAGAGTGCAATATTGATCCAAACGGACCTCCCCCGGTAG
- the LOC142498842 gene encoding uncharacterized protein LOC142498842 isoform X2, with product MAEAPLRRGRPPLSPDTRAKRRRESRLKIHDTRITIGNTFDDWMSIKDEKGFTKHEEVARCLINTYRKYNRMFKEQSLQSSQESSSDAHTKTGEGIGSETFLPLETGHPVEDYLCGPGGMSSPTNPLLLAKHYNDILSTSIASHHVIPTFESTSARSDLPPKEFKSEKDSSEDDEEEDSFDDSYHLSQEEFGKTNPADNTIKEEIFEVIISNEESDVDDGSAIGHETEDLREAHLQNGRLNLQLPIWPHSIRCHPLYCGPKSEQMQRVAGQTDPCPKSAILIQTDLPR from the exons ATGGCAGAAGCACCTCTTCGACGTGGTCGTCCTCCTCTATCACCGGACACAAGAGCAAAGCGCAGAAGAGAATCGCGTCTAAAAATTCACGATACCCGTATAACTATTGGCAATACGTTTGATGACTGGATGTCGATAAAAGATGAAAAGGGGTTTACAAAACACGAGGAAGTTGCTAGGTGTCTCATAAATACTTACAG GAAGTACAATAGAATGTTCAAAGAACAAA GTCTTCAGTCATCACAAGAAAGCTCCAGCGATGCGCATACCAAGACGGGGGAAGGTATCGGCTCTGAAACTTTTCTGCCCCTAGAGACTGGGCATCCCGTGGAAGATTATCTCTGTGGACCCGGTGGAATGAGTTCACCAACAAACCCACTTCTTCTAGCAAAACATTATAACGACATTTTATCTACTTCGATCGCGTCACACCATGTCATCCCTACCTTTGAAAGTACAAG TGCCCGCAGTGATCTTCCACCGAAAGAATTCAAATCTGAAAAGGACTCTTCTGAAGACGATGAAGAAGAAGACTCCTTTGATGACAGTTACCATTTGTCACAGGAGGA atTTGGAAAAACGAATCCAGCAGACAATACAATAAAAGAAGAGATTTTTGAAGTAATAATTAGTAATGAGGAATCGGACGTCGATGATGGTTCGGCAATTGGCCACGAGACAGAAGACCTCCGGGAGGCGCACCTCCAAAACGGGCGCCTAAACTTACAGCTCCCTATCTGGCCACACTCAATCCGCTGCCATCCTCTATATTGTGGCCCCAAAAGTGAACAAATGCAGAGGGTGGCAGGACAGACGGATCCCTGTCCGAAGAGTGCAATATTGATCCAAACGGACCTCCCCCGGTAG